A region of the Roseobacter denitrificans OCh 114 genome:
GTTCGGGTGCGCGGGTTTTCGAAATCGGTCGCATCCATATGGTAGAGGGCTGCGCGCCCCCCGGTGACGGATTTGGCGGCGGCGAAGCCTGCCTCATGGGTGGCGTAGTCTTCGGCCAGCAGCACATCGGTTTCCGGCAAGTCCTGAAAGTGCAGAAACGCAGTCGCCTCGCTGACCCGCGCCTTGATGCCAGCGGCGTCCTGCTGAACGTTTTCCCCGTCCAACGCCCAGCTTGAGGCGGCCAGCCAGGCCTCGCCTGCCGCCAGTTTCGCCGCCTCGGAATAATCACCAATATGTGCCCCCACGGCGACGCCGAAACTGCCCGGTGCCGGGCCGAAAACGCGCGTGGTGTCAGCCCCGGCATAGGGATTCCAGTCGGGCGCTTCATCGCGGGCGGCCAAGGCGCGCACCGCTTGCGAAAACAGCGCTGTAAGTGTCGGGAACACGTCGCGAAACAGCCCCGACACACGTAAGGTCACATCCACGCGCGGGCGGTCCAATTCGGTGATCGGCAGCACCTCGATGCCTGATACGCGTTCGGACCCATCATCCCAGACCGGGCGCACACCCAGCAGCCACAGCGCCATCGCGAACTCCTCGCCCGCCGTGCGCATGGTGGCCGACCCCCAGAGATCCACGATCAGGCTGCGCGGCCAGTCGCCTTCGTCCTGCAGATGCCTGCGCACGAACTCATCCGCAAGCCTGCAGCCCTGTTCGTAAGCGGCCCGCGTCGGAACGGAGCGTTGGTCTATGGTATAAAGGTTGCGCCCGGTGGGCAGCACATCAAGCCGCCCCCGGTAGGGCGATCCGGACGGGCCACCCGCGATGCGTTTGCCATCCAGTGCCGCCAGGAGGGCCGCACTCTCGCATCGCGCGGAAAGGCCCGCATCAAAACTGGTATCCACCTGCGGCGCGCGGCCCCAGATATGCAAGCCATCGCCAAACTGGCTGTCCTTGATGTCACAGACAAAGCGGTCGATGCGCGTGATGGCTTCGGCCGCGCAGGACACATCGTCCAACCCCAGTTCATGTTCCACACCGAGCGCCTGCGCTTCGTCACGAATGTTCTGTTGCAACAGATCCCGGCGGCGCGGATCAAGCCCATCCGCATTGGAAAACTCATCCAGCAAAGCTTCGAGCCGCACCAGCCGCAGCGGCGTGGCAGTGGGGCGCAGGGGCGGCGGAATATGCCCCAGCGTCACAGCCCCGATGCGGCGCTTGGCTTGTGCCGCCTCGCCGGGATCATTCACGATAAAGGGATAAATCACCGGCGTCGCCCCGCTCAGCGCATCCGGCCAACACTGATCTGACAAAGCGACCGCTTTGCCCGGCAACCATTCCAGCGTGCCATGCGCCCCGATGTGAACGATAGCATCCACCTGCCTGCGCAGCCACAGGTAGAAGGCCACATATTCATGGCGCGGGACACGGGACAGGTCGTGGTATTCTTCATCCCGTTTCTGCGGTGTGCCACGTTCTGGCTGCAGGGCGATCCAGACATTGCCACGCCGCACAGCCGGCAGTGCGATACCACCGTGTTCAGGCGGATCGCCCCATGCCGCCGTGAGATCGTCGCGCAGGCTCTGGGGCAGATTGGCCAGCAGCGCCTGATAGTCACGCGCATCAAGCCGTTGGTCGGCGCGCTCAAAATCCTGCGCGGTAACGTGCCCGTCGGTCGCGTAGCCGGCACCTGCCAGATCCTCAAGGATCGCGCAGGCAGAGCCAAGCGCGTCCATCCCCACAGCATGCGCGAGGTTCCACTCGCGCCCCGGATAGGTGGACATCACCAATGCAATGCGGCGTTCACTGGCGGGTCTGGACGCCAGATGGACCCAAGCCGCCACGCGATCCGCGATTGCCGTGATCCGCTCAGCGTGGGGGCGGTGCACAAAGCGCGAGTATTGCAAATCCGCGTCCCGCTTTTGCGGCTCCTTGAAAGAGGCGACACCGGCGAACAGCCGTCCATCAACTTCTGGCAGCACCACATGCATGGCCAGATCAGCGGGGGACAAGCCGCGCTCTGCTTCGGCCCATGCCGCCTGCCGTGAGGTGGCCAGCGCCATCTGGAAAACCGGCACGTCGCCTGCATCCAGCGGCGAGGCGCCGCGCGTGCCCTGTCCGGAGAACGAGGTCGCATTGACGATTGCGACGGGGCTGAGATGGGCCACCTGACGTGTCAACCATTCCGCAGCCCCCGGAGCCTTGAGCGAGGGCGCAAACAGCCCCATCAAGGCGAACCCCTTGGCGCGCAGCGCGGCAAAGACCTGTTCAATCGGTGCCAGATCTGCGGCCACCAGAAACGACCGGTAAAAGACGACCAGGACCAGCGGGTCCGTGGCCGCGCTGGCCAGAACCGGACAGGTCACACCATGTTCCGGCGTCCATCCCCCGACCAAGGGCAACGTCTTGGCCCCGCGCACTGGCCCTGCATAAAGCCCCGATGCCAGCGCCATCTGCGCCAGTGCCGCCTGCCACGCAACCACACCACCGGTATCACACAGCTTTTGCAACTGACGCAATGTGGACACCGGCAAGGTGGAAACGGCATCAAGGCGCGCATCCATGCGCCCATCCGCAGGCAGCACGGCCAGCGCAATGCCTTTGGCCCGCGCCAAGGCCTCGATCTGCTGCAGGCCATAGGGCCAGTAAGGCACACCGCCAATCAACCGGATGAGGATACCCTTTGCGCCGCACAGCGTTTGTTCGACATAGGTATCGACCGACAGCGGGTGTTTCAGAGCCGCGATGTTCG
Encoded here:
- the cobN gene encoding cobaltochelatase subunit CobN yields the protein MHVVFRESHGLEETETPTDLGQTPADLVVLSLSDSDLGALAEAWRKGGGPEGRLPGLRLANIAALKHPLSVDTYVEQTLCGAKGILIRLIGGVPYWPYGLQQIEALARAKGIALAVLPADGRMDARLDAVSTLPVSTLRQLQKLCDTGGVVAWQAALAQMALASGLYAGPVRGAKTLPLVGGWTPEHGVTCPVLASAATDPLVLVVFYRSFLVAADLAPIEQVFAALRAKGFALMGLFAPSLKAPGAAEWLTRQVAHLSPVAIVNATSFSGQGTRGASPLDAGDVPVFQMALATSRQAAWAEAERGLSPADLAMHVVLPEVDGRLFAGVASFKEPQKRDADLQYSRFVHRPHAERITAIADRVAAWVHLASRPASERRIALVMSTYPGREWNLAHAVGMDALGSACAILEDLAGAGYATDGHVTAQDFERADQRLDARDYQALLANLPQSLRDDLTAAWGDPPEHGGIALPAVRRGNVWIALQPERGTPQKRDEEYHDLSRVPRHEYVAFYLWLRRQVDAIVHIGAHGTLEWLPGKAVALSDQCWPDALSGATPVIYPFIVNDPGEAAQAKRRIGAVTLGHIPPPLRPTATPLRLVRLEALLDEFSNADGLDPRRRDLLQQNIRDEAQALGVEHELGLDDVSCAAEAITRIDRFVCDIKDSQFGDGLHIWGRAPQVDTSFDAGLSARCESAALLAALDGKRIAGGPSGSPYRGRLDVLPTGRNLYTIDQRSVPTRAAYEQGCRLADEFVRRHLQDEGDWPRSLIVDLWGSATMRTAGEEFAMALWLLGVRPVWDDGSERVSGIEVLPITELDRPRVDVTLRVSGLFRDVFPTLTALFSQAVRALAARDEAPDWNPYAGADTTRVFGPAPGSFGVAVGAHIGDYSEAAKLAAGEAWLAASSWALDGENVQQDAAGIKARVSEATAFLHFQDLPETDVLLAEDYATHEAGFAAAKSVTGGRAALYHMDATDFENPRTRTLTEEIARVVHARATQPEWIAGMQRHGFRGAAEIATTLENMAAFAQLADVVPGHLFDLYFDATLGDADVTSFLADANPAALAAMRDRFAALHAAGLWKSRRNSILASLEAAE